One genomic window of Streptomonospora nanhaiensis includes the following:
- a CDS encoding NUDIX domain-containing protein — protein sequence MTPAFTHTAGAEPLRGAVAIVPGPAGTLTFVLRQRGVFAGHWLLPGGCVEAEESAEQAARREAAEEAGVRAGALVPTGVYDVRGVSPESGPYWIRTHVYRALRPCPVAPGFCTDLAEVAEVAQVHWREVLPHPTDMVILNDAGAADYDPDLIRRLLAADGVTMTPLDAVLAR from the coding sequence ATGACTCCCGCATTCACCCACACCGCCGGGGCCGAGCCGCTCCGGGGTGCGGTGGCGATCGTCCCCGGTCCCGCGGGGACGCTCACCTTCGTTCTGCGGCAGCGCGGGGTGTTCGCCGGCCACTGGCTGCTGCCGGGCGGGTGCGTGGAGGCCGAGGAGAGCGCCGAGCAGGCGGCCCGGCGGGAGGCCGCCGAGGAGGCCGGGGTGCGGGCGGGCGCGCTGGTGCCCACCGGGGTCTACGACGTGCGCGGGGTCTCCCCGGAGTCCGGGCCCTACTGGATCCGCACGCACGTCTACCGCGCCCTGCGGCCGTGCCCGGTGGCGCCGGGGTTCTGCACCGACCTCGCCGAGGTGGCCGAGGTCGCGCAGGTGCACTGGCGCGAGGTCCTGCCCCATCCCACGGATATGGTCATCCTCAACGACGCCGGGGCGGCCGACTACGACCCCGACCTGATCCGCCGGCTGCTGGCCGCCGACGGGGTGACGATGACGCCGCTGGACGCCGTGCTGGCGCGCTGA